ctggtccgttgttccccgaccaggacggaacccacattgttcctcctcaatccgagATTCGACAATCGGCCGTACCCTCATTTCCAGCatcttggagtaaactttcccagggaggctatGGAGTGTGACGCCCCTGTATTTGgtacacaccctctggtccccttttttaaaaaaaggaactaCCACctcagtctgccactctttcggcactgtcccagactttcactcaatgttaaagaggcgtgtcatccatgacagcccctcaacacccagagccttcagctattccgggcgaatctcatcaacacccggggctttgccaccgtgaagttgtttaactacctcggtgatttcacccagagagattgactcgaatcccccatcatcctccagctctgcctctgcaacagaggacgggtcagttcgggtagttggattcaggagttcctcaaagtgttccttccgcCAACCAAAGCTCTTCAGtagaggtcaacagtgtcccatccttgccgtatgcagcttggatggtcccccgtttccccctcctgaggtgtcatccagaacaactttggtgccgtccaaTAGTCCTTTTCCATGGCCtttccaaactcctcccacaccctctgttttgcctccatcacaggcAAGGcagcagtccttttggcctgttggtaccctgcaactccttcaggagtccccagggacaacatgcccctgaaggcctcctgaAGAAGGAGgatggcttccctgaccactggGGTCCACCGAGGGTTACCgtcccttgaggcacccaagaccttaaGACCACAGCTCTCGCTGCAGTTTTGAACATCAACCATTCAGATtcgatgcccccagcctccacagggatgcatcataagctccttcagaggtgtgaattgaaggcctcatggacagagtcctcctccggacgttcccagttcacccgcactactcgtttgggctcaccaggtctatccaaaggtttcccctgccaacggacccaactcaccaccaggtggtgatcagttgacagctctgcccctctcttcatccgagtgtccaaaacacacggtcgaaggtcagatgatgcGATCACAAGATTGATTATTGActtccgacccagggtgctctggtacaaGGTACGCTTATGagatccttgtgttcgaacatggtgttagttatgaacaatccatgactagcacagaagtccaacaacataacaccgctcgggcttaggtcagggaggccattcctcccaatcacgcccctccaggtgtctccattATTGCTAACATGGATTAAACCTGTACTTTGTGTTTAGAACCTGGACTAATAAAGAAAACCAAGGAAAGGTGAGTGCAAGTTTGAGGttttcaattcaaattaaaatatgattttcaaATCACATGCTGCATACCTATGATATTACTTCGTTGAATTGATATTACAGTCTGTTTACCTTGCCTGTCATTTGACCTACACGGGACTTTAAACTCTACTCACAAACATCTTCCTGTTCAAACAGTGAACAAAGTTCATGACAAGTGTCTGCCTCTGAgtggtcagcagcagcagccaacATGTCTGTGAGTATGTCCGTCTTAGTTGAAGAGACTTTTGGACTGTTAAGTGGTCACATTATGGTGGATGAATAACATTGTGTGAAGACATGATGTCAGCATCTTGCTTGATGGACTTCACCATCTTTCGTCTGACACCATTATCCTATGACATTGAATTGATCATGTTACCTCTAGGCTGAAACACTCTATTGATTGGGACCAGCTCAAGTCCAGTCTGTATTTTAACATCTTGTCCAGTGCTCTGCAGTGACACGCATTAGAGTGGAGGACACTGGTGATGAATTCCTCTCCACTCCTCCACTCACGCAGCTCATGAGTGTCAGTGGGTTCTTGTGTCTTTTGAAAGAGAGATTGGTTAAGCAGGATGAAAAAGTGATTACCAACCGATTGCTAATGTTGTCCATGATCCTTTctagaagaagaaggaaaacttAGGTATACAGTCATTCTTACCCATGGGATacttttttaatatcttttcaTGATAATTTGTTAAATTCTGTACAGCATATTGTAAAGCATTAGGACAACGCTGTGATCTATATGAGcatcatttttatataaaaataatgtaatgaaCTGTTTGTCAAATTAAATGTGCTCCATTACATAAAGATAAAGATTCACTGTCTGCATTAAAACACTTTTAGTACGAGAGGAGGTGTATAGAAAACACAAGGAGAGctggcatacacacacacacacacacacacacacacacacacacacacacacacacacacacacacacacacacacacacacacacacacacacacacacacacacacacaccctgttcCCCTGCCTCAAGATCACATGGGTCCAACAATGTGAACGACTACACCAGATATTAGGATCAGAACCTATGAGCACACAGACCAGATGTATACGTCCTGGATGTTCACTGCGCTGTGAGTCTCTGTCAGTGGAGGACAGAGCCTCATACATGATGATAACCTGTCAACAATCATTACTGTATAACACCCCCTACTGCACAGGTTCCAGTCGGCGTAGAGctgtctccccctccccctGGTCTAGAAGAAGAATACCAGACACTTTTCACACCTGACTCCCTTCGCTTCCTCCATGAGCTGATCTCCAAGTTTGACGAGGAAGTCGATAAGGTTGGACggctgaaaaaaacaactctttAGTAGAGGCATGGAAGACTTGTTCACTTCAGCACAGGTCATCTACTGTCCCCTGTTCAGGTTCTGCAGTTCAGAGTGTTCAGAAAGTCCAAGCTGGACCTTTCAGGTGAGCTGCCGAGCTTTCTGGACAGAACCGTTCACATCAGGACAGACCCGTCCTGGAGGGTGCTTCCTGTCCCCCCGAGGCTCCGGAGAAGACACGTGGATATTGGGGATCTGGCCCCCTGTGATACTCAGCGGTTCATCAGAGGTCTTCTGTCACCGGCACAAGGCATCCAGGTACCACCTCCATCATGAACCCGAGGCCACATGAACACAGAACCCAATAACTGCTCTCTGCAGGTGGACTTTGACGATGGGAACTGCCCCACCTATCGGAACCAGATCAGAGGTATTCATAACGTTGTGAAGGCGGTCCATAACCAGTTCCCAGGTGAGCCCTTTATTCGATCTGATGCTCCTGTTGGTGCCACGTGCTTGTGAGAGCAGGTGTGAATATTCCATGTATGGACCAGGACACAGGCTCATGGACCACACCATACATTTGTTCACAGATGTTCCACATATTTCCCAGGCTCCGGTTCTGATGCTCCGTCCCCGTGCCTGGAATATGGTTGAACACAACATGATGGTAGGAGAACTCCTCTTCACCGCTCCCTTCATTTATACAAGTGTAGGGTCAGATCTAAATCTAGAGCTCATGCGGTTGACTGGAGATGAAACTATTCTGGTGGAGCTCCAGTGTGTTCTGGGTTAAAGCCCTCTTATTGTATTTGGAGGTTTGACAGGGTTAAggctaggattagggttagaagaGCTAGGGTTAGGGCTACGATTAGAATTAAGGCAAGGACAAGGTTGGGGTTATGGTCATAATGTCAGTGCAATGTAAAGCAGAAGCAGCAGCGGGGATTTATTTCGTGATGGTGTGAGTCAGATGATTGTCCTTTCAAAGCCAGAACAGTTAATGGTGAATCAAAGCTCACATGTCTGACATATGAAGAAGAGCTCTGTGTTGTTCTGTGGGCATCTGTCAGGTGGGGGGGAAGGAGGTTCCTGGTCCTCTGTTCGACTTTGGACTCCTCATGTTTCACTGTGGGAAGACTCTGTTTGAAAACCAGAGTGGGCCGTTTTTCTACCTCTCCAAAGTAAGTATCACACATGTTCAGAAACATTCAGGAGAGCACACGGAACCATTACGTTCAGCACAACGCTCTCTGTTCCTGCTTGATGTCCAGGTGGAGAGCAGCATGGAGGCCAAACTGTGGAACCACATTTTTGTCTGGACCCAACAGAAGGTCTGTAGAGAATGCCATCCTCCGTCTCTGGACTATTTATCTGgaaaaccttcaaaataaatctgtttatcATGGAAAAGGCCTGAGCTGACTGTTAGCAGGCTTCTAGATGCACAATATACTGTGAAATTAAAAGGGAGAATAAGCAATAGTCAGAAACAAGTATCGTATGTATGTCTTATTTAGTGCAAGGAAAAGCAGGACAGACTTCTTCATGAGTTAGATGtgaagctttgtgtgtgtgtgtgtttgtgtgtgtgtgtgtgtgtgtgtgtgtgtgtgtgtgtgtgtgtgtgtgtgtgtgtgtgtgtgtgtgtgtgtgtgtgtgtgtgtgtgtgtgtgtgtgtgcgtgtagctGGGCTTGCCACTGGCCTGCATAAAGGCCACGGTGCTCATTGAAAACGTGCTAGCGGCGTTTGAGATGGAGGAGATTCTGTACGAGCTGCGGGATCACTCGGCGGGACTGAACTGTGGCATCTGGGATTACTCCGCCTCCTTTGTTAACAAGTTTGGTGAGTGAAACGCTGCCACTCTGAATCCATTAACCAATCAGGAAGAGGCTTCTGAGACTAAGAAGGTGGAGCCAGCTTTTGATTCATAATACAGGTAGACCTCGGCTTTTGTCATTTGGAGTCGCATCGTACTCAACTATGCAGCGGtctaaaacatcttttttttatgtctatCAATGATAAAATCACCAGTAAACCTTTAAAATCACAtaatatgttactgtacaataaatcagagtAATAAcatacatccattcatccattttccttcctcttatctggggtcgggtcacgggggcagcagcttaaacagggaagcccagactaccctctccctagccacttcgtccagctcctccgggagaatcccaaggcgttaccaggccagccgggagacatagtctctccagcgtgtcctgggtcgtccccggggcctcctcccggtaggacgtgcccagaacacctcaccagtgaggcgtccaggaggcatcctgaccagatgcccgagccacctcatctggctcctcttgatgcggaggagcagcggctcgactctgagtccctcctggatgactgaactcctcaccctatctctaagggagagcccggacaccctgcggaggaaactcatttcggccgcttgtatccgggatctcgttctttcggtcacgacccatagctcatgaccataggtgagggcaggaacgtagatcgaccggtaaatcgagagctttgcctttcggctcagctccttcttcaccacgacggaccgatacagagtccgcatcactgcagacgctgcaccgattcgcctgtcgatctcccgttccatcgtaccctcactcgtgaatgagaccccaagatacttgaactcctccacttggggcaggatctcatcctcaagctggagagggcactccacctttttctgactgaggaccatggtctcagatttggaggtgctgattctcatcccaaccgcttcacactcagctgcgaaccgctccagtgagagttggagatcatggcttgatgaagccaacagcaccacgtcgtctgcaaaaagcagagacgcaagactgaggccaccaaacaggacaccctcaacgccttggctgcgcctagaaaatctgtccataaaagttatgaacagaatcggtgacaaagggcagccttggcggagtccaaccctcactggaaacaaatccgacttactgccggcaatgcggaccaaactctgacatcgatcgtacagggaccgaacagcccttatcaaggggttcagtaccccatactcccgaagcacctcccacagaacccccgaggaacacggtcgaacgcctgctccaagtccacaaaacacatgtagactggttgggcgaactcccatgcccctccttgagtcgtcaccttatcgtggtggaggggtttgtgtgtaaTAACATGTAATATCATATTATCcctatttattaatttttatttatttttaaacaaaaataaaataaaatacaaaacacaaactatTCCCAGATATCAGACTTCACTTTAATTTTCTCTATCCGGTAGataacctcagcatcttcatctctgctacctccagctctgtctcctgtcttttcctcagtgacactgtctctagaccaaacaacatcgctggtctc
The Antennarius striatus isolate MH-2024 chromosome 10, ASM4005453v1, whole genome shotgun sequence genome window above contains:
- the ugl gene encoding malate synthase-like — encoded protein: MSVPVGVELSPPPPGLEEEYQTLFTPDSLRFLHELISKFDEEVDKVLQFRVFRKSKLDLSGELPSFLDRTVHIRTDPSWRVLPVPPRLRRRHVDIGDLAPCDTQRFIRGLLSPAQGIQVDFDDGNCPTYRNQIRGIHNVVKAVHNQFPDVPHISQAPVLMLRPRAWNMVEHNMMVGGKEVPGPLFDFGLLMFHCGKTLFENQSGPFFYLSKVESSMEAKLWNHIFVWTQQKLGLPLACIKATVLIENVLAAFEMEEILYELRDHSAGLNCGIWDYSASFVNKFGHRRAFLLPDRSKYVNMEKRFLRSYMDLLVQTCHRRGALATGGMAALLLPPDPLSDAHREVLATVTRLKLLEIEAGVDGFMVYDLRLIEPMQDLFRLHTRGDNQLNRPSSDVAVTPDDLLSMPSGGVTLYGLKYNIAVGVLFIDAWLSGNGHFFYRGQVEDSATAEISRSQVWQWLRHQTPLEDDSRRVSRRLVGDLIKEVLLELKGGRPSVRATRRLHTAAHLFLEVVLRRDFPEFITTYLHLDHTFLSCHSPGPGEADEHLAKL